DNA sequence from the Cohnella herbarum genome:
TCGAAAGCTTGATCGACATCGCTTTGGCCGCGAAGGATGAGCAATGGTTTAACGAGTTATCCCTGAAACTGTCGACCCTCTCGGTAACCGAGGGCGAGAAAAATAGGAAGCCTCATCGAAGAATATCTTCATCGAATCGGTTAGGATATCCGGTGTGAAGGCATTCATGCAACGAACAAGGCCGCTGATCTGAGAAGATTCAGCGGTTTTTTGTTGCGCGTAATGCAGGGACCAAGAGTTCCTGCAAACATAAATTGAAAGAGTTTTCGCAATAGGACCTCGCTCTCTTCTTTAGCATTGTCATTCGCAACCGAAAAGTGGGCACTCTGAGCGGGATTAGAGCGGCTATGCCGCTACTACTCAGGTCTCCCCAGTCGCAAAGCTCCACGGCAAATCCATTAGAGCACAAAGAGAACCTTACACCCGCCCAAAGTTGGCTAACGATCCGAGAAGCGCACAGAGAGTACCTTATCTCCGCCGAAAGTTGGCTAATGCTCCTCGAAACGCACTGAGTACCTTACACCAGTCAAATTTCGGCTAACGATCAGGGAAGCGCACTGAGAGTACCTTATCTCCGCCGAAAGTTGGCTAATGCTCCTCGAAACGCACTGAGTACCTTACACCAGTCAAATTTCGGCTAACGATCAGGGAAGCGCACTGAGAGTACCTTACAGCTGCCAAATTTCGGCTAACGATCCGTGAAACGCACTGAGAGTACCTTACAACTACCGAAGGTTGGCTGACGATCCGGGAAACGAACTGAGATTACGTTATCTCCGCCAAAGGTCGGCTGACGACGGAGGATGTTACTTAGTGTGAGGCTGGATGACGACTACGGTGAAGCAGACTAAAAAGTGCCTAGTAATACTCCCTAAAAGAAGTTGACCTGAGTAGTAACGGCTACGCCGCTTTAAATCGAGCATGGAGGCACTTTTGATGGAATTAGAGCGGCTACGCCGCTTTAAATCGAGCATGGAGGCACTTTGGGTTGAATTAGAGCGGCTGCGCCGCTTTAAATCGAGCAAGGAGGCGCTTTTGATGGGATTAGAGCGGATACGCCGCTTTAAATCGAGCATGGAGGCACTTTGGGTTGAATTAGAGCGGCTACGCCGCTTTAAATCGAGCATGGAGGCACTTTTGATGGAATTAGAGCGGCTACGCCGCTTTAAATCGAGCATGGAGGCACTTTTGATGGAATTAGAGCGGCTACGCCGCTTTAAATCGAGCATGGAGGCGCTTTTGATGGGATTAGAGCGGATACGCCGCTTTAAATCGAGCATGGAGGCACTTTGGGTTGAATTAGAGCGGCTACGTCGCTTTAAATCGAGCATGGAGGTACTTTGGGTGGAATTAGAGCAGCTATGCCGCTTTAAATCGAGCAAGGAAGCGCTTTTGATGGGATTAGAGCGGCTACGCCGCTTTAAATCGAGCATGGAGGTACTTTGGGTGGGACTAGCTAGAGTGGCTTCGCTCTCGTAGAGTTGCACTCAAAGTAACTCATTAGGCCATTTTAACCCGACCTAGCCGGTCTAAACCCGCGAATGGGCCAGCTCCGGTCGATTTAACCCTGCTGAGCCGGTCTAAACCGTCAAGTTCGGCACTTCCAGCCGATTAACCCGGTTGTGCCGCCTAATTTCATCCGGCGATGTCTCTACCGAGGAGATATAAATCGTAGCCTAGCGAATGCACCGCATTGAATTGAGAAGTATGACACACTGTGGATTTACTTAAGCGTCGGATAGCATAGAAAAGAGACAACTCTATTTCGCGAGCTGCCAATCGAATGCCCGAACTGCCAATCGAATACCCGAGCTGCCGATAGAATGCCCCAGTTGTTTACTTAGTACGGTTAAGTATACTTCTTATGCGATCGCAATCGGTTCGTTATAATTGATAAAGAATCAATTAAACAAATTTCCTGGAGGATCTTCCGATGAGCAAAAACATTCCCTTGAATAAACACGGTTATACGGCTAGCCAGCTTGTATTAGGCTGTATGCGGCTTGGTGGCGAATGGAACGATAATCCGATTACCGCAGATCATGTAAAGCAAGCGCACGAAGCGGTCGACGCCGCTCTTTCGGTCGGGATCAATATGTTCGATCATGCGAATATTTATGCGTTAGGCAAAGCGGAAAAAGTGTTCGGCCAAGTGTTGAAGGAGCGTCCGGAACTCAGAGATTCGATCATCCTGCAATCCAAGTGCGGAATCCGTTTTGGGACGGACGACTATCCGCGGACTCGTTTCGATTTCTCGAAAGCGCATATCCTCTCTAGCGTGGACGACATTTTGGCTCGATTGGGCATCGAAAAGTTGGATATCTTGCTCCTGCACAGACCGGATCCATTGGCGGAACCGGAAGAAGTGGCGGAAGCGTTCCATCAGCTGAAAGCGGCAGGCAAGGTCGGAAGCCTGGGAGTCTCCAACATGAGCGAGGGACAGATGAAGCTTCTGCAAGCTTATCTGGACGAGCCGTTGGTCGCGAACCAGCTAGAACTCAGCTTGCTGAAGTTGGACTGGCTGGATTCGGTCGTCCACATCAATCAAGAAGACGGTAAGCGGTCTTCGTTCCCCGAAGGGACGGTCGAATACTGCAGGCTCAATAACGTGCAATTGCAAGCGTGGGGTCCGCTTTCTCGCGGATTATACGGCGGTAAGGATATCTCGGGCGAGAGCGCGAGCGTTCAAGAAACGGCTGCTTTGGTCGCGCAACTAGCCGAAGAGAAGGGGACGAGCAAAGAAGCGATCGTTCTTGCCTTTCTAATGAAGCATCCGGCGAACATCCAGCCCGTTATCGGGACAGTTAACCCGGAAAGAATCATCGCGTGCGGCGAGGCAGGCAAAGTCAATTTATCCCGCGAAGAATGGTATCATCTGTACATTACGTCCCGCGGACGTCCGATGCCTTGATCGGCAAGCCGTTCAACAACGAGTCTTTCTCTTCGGAGAAGGCTCGTTTCTTTATTTGGGATTTGGATGTAAAATGTAAAGGTACCCAAAATGAAAGATGAGGTGTTGGATATGGAATTGATCGTTACGCCTTCCGCGCTGTCATGCTTCAAAGGGGAATGGGGAATTGCCGACGGAGAGATCATTCGGGTGTTCGTGCGATACGTAAGCGGCGGGGAAACGCCGTTCGCGTTCGGAATCACGAGGGATACTCCTCATGACGCCGCGGTGACGACGGTAGCGGAAATGATAACCTTTTATATGGAAAGCAAGGACGTTTGGTTTCTGGAAGGGAAAAGCTTAAAGATCGATTGCCAAGACGAAGACATCGTGTTTCATTTCGCGTGATCGATCGGAATGGGCAGTCGCCCGATTCGTCTCTTGCTCCGGAAAACAGTTGCAATAGAGGTAGCAATGAGAATCGGTTTGATGTAAACTAATAATCATTATGTTTCGAAACCGCACATGCAGGAGAAAAGGAGATTTAAGGATATGACGGTACATAACCAGACGAATCATTGCAAGATCGTGGATTGCACCATCCGCGATGGAGGACTCGTTAACAATTGGGATTTCAGCGTGGAATTCGTGCAGGATTTGTACGAATCGCTTAACGCTTCCGGGGTTGAGTACATGGAGGTCGGCTACAAAAACTCCCCTAAACTTCTGAAGAGCGAAGGCACAGAAGGGCCATGGAGATTTCTGGACGACGATTTCTTGCGTAAAGTCATCGGCGAGAAGAAAAGAACGAAGCTCTCCGCGCTTGTTGACGTGGGCCGCGTAGACGAAGCTGACGTTCTTATGCGCAGCGAGTCGATGCTCGACCTGATCCGGGTTGCTTGTTACGCTCGCGATACGGCTAAGGCTATCGAGCTTGCAACGTTGTTCCATGAGCGCGGATACGAGACGACGATCAACATTATGGCTTTGTCCGGCGTTATGGACAACGAACTGAACGAAGCGTTAGCGATGATCAACGACAGTCCGATCGACGTCGTATACATCGTGGATTCCTTCGGCAGCTTGGATCCGGACGACATGCGTTATTTGGTGGAGAAATTCCGCCGTGCTCTGAAGAACAAACGCTTAGGCGTTCATACGCATAACAATCTGCAGCTTGCATTCGCGAACACGTTGACCGCGGCTCAACTGGGCGTCGAGTTCCTCGATGCTTCCGTCTACGGAATGGGTCGCGCGGCGGGCAACACGCCGACCGAGCTCTTGCTGGCGAAGCTTACCCGTCCGGAATACAGCCTTCGTCCGGTACTCGGCATGATCGAGAAGCATATGATCAAGCTGCGCGAGAAGGAAGAGTGGGGATACCTCATTCCCGACATGATCACGGGAACGTTGGATGAGCATCCGCGTTCGGCGATGGGCTGGCGCGCATC
Encoded proteins:
- a CDS encoding HesB/YadR/YfhF family protein, which codes for MELIVTPSALSCFKGEWGIADGEIIRVFVRYVSGGETPFAFGITRDTPHDAAVTTVAEMITFYMESKDVWFLEGKSLKIDCQDEDIVFHFA
- a CDS encoding aldolase catalytic domain-containing protein, which encodes MTVHNQTNHCKIVDCTIRDGGLVNNWDFSVEFVQDLYESLNASGVEYMEVGYKNSPKLLKSEGTEGPWRFLDDDFLRKVIGEKKRTKLSALVDVGRVDEADVLMRSESMLDLIRVACYARDTAKAIELATLFHERGYETTINIMALSGVMDNELNEALAMINDSPIDVVYIVDSFGSLDPDDMRYLVEKFRRALKNKRLGVHTHNNLQLAFANTLTAAQLGVEFLDASVYGMGRAAGNTPTELLLAKLTRPEYSLRPVLGMIEKHMIKLREKEEWGYLIPDMITGTLDEHPRSAMGWRASDKRDQFTDFYDKMTTPEVFHGK
- a CDS encoding aldo/keto reductase, which gives rise to MSKNIPLNKHGYTASQLVLGCMRLGGEWNDNPITADHVKQAHEAVDAALSVGINMFDHANIYALGKAEKVFGQVLKERPELRDSIILQSKCGIRFGTDDYPRTRFDFSKAHILSSVDDILARLGIEKLDILLLHRPDPLAEPEEVAEAFHQLKAAGKVGSLGVSNMSEGQMKLLQAYLDEPLVANQLELSLLKLDWLDSVVHINQEDGKRSSFPEGTVEYCRLNNVQLQAWGPLSRGLYGGKDISGESASVQETAALVAQLAEEKGTSKEAIVLAFLMKHPANIQPVIGTVNPERIIACGEAGKVNLSREEWYHLYITSRGRPMP